A portion of the Streptomyces sp. NBC_01335 genome contains these proteins:
- a CDS encoding tyrosine-type recombinase/integrase, translating into MCAEKCRHKSRQTCPCRAKCQCERVGCSHGWTARVRDANNEPADMTFEKKVDAQAYERKVLDAKDKGVAVRPKNLRTTFLEYSKEWVERPGRRPGTQESYEMNMAKHIQPAFGGMLLHRIDARIVQRWIDHELIPKGLAPRTVHLIYKTFRACINSAVRKRIIPYSPCVDIVLPEVTRKRIVPATREQVWALYEAMPAFSRALIMVGVGCGLRSGEAFGLCRDSIDFEAGTLTVQRQVVIMKHKKSVLVDYNKTKTSHGREVPLPAFVHRALLEHLDTQSVLVDEQGREILFRSSRGNIIRRNAWYKTFKRALEQAGLPETFRFHDLRHSFASHALDQGVAESTVQLYMGHASPDELREVYRHQVKGAASRDRKALEAVFFEETDKVEIPDEVFEDGEPSA; encoded by the coding sequence GTGTGTGCCGAGAAGTGCAGACACAAGAGCCGGCAGACGTGCCCGTGCCGGGCCAAGTGCCAGTGCGAGCGCGTTGGTTGCTCGCATGGCTGGACCGCGCGGGTGCGCGACGCCAACAACGAACCGGCCGATATGACCTTCGAGAAGAAGGTCGACGCCCAGGCGTACGAGAGGAAGGTGCTCGACGCCAAGGACAAGGGGGTCGCGGTTCGGCCGAAGAATTTGCGGACGACCTTCCTGGAGTACTCGAAGGAGTGGGTCGAGAGACCCGGCCGCAGGCCGGGCACCCAGGAGTCCTACGAGATGAACATGGCCAAGCACATTCAGCCCGCGTTCGGAGGGATGCTCCTGCATCGCATCGATGCGCGGATCGTTCAGCGCTGGATCGATCACGAGCTGATACCCAAGGGGCTGGCGCCCCGGACCGTCCACCTGATCTACAAGACGTTCCGGGCGTGCATCAACTCCGCCGTCCGGAAGAGGATCATCCCGTACTCGCCCTGTGTGGACATCGTCCTCCCGGAGGTCACCCGGAAGAGAATCGTTCCTGCAACCCGCGAGCAGGTGTGGGCGCTGTACGAGGCGATGCCCGCGTTCAGCCGCGCACTGATCATGGTGGGCGTCGGCTGCGGCCTGCGGTCCGGCGAGGCGTTCGGCCTGTGCCGGGACAGCATCGACTTCGAGGCCGGCACGCTGACCGTTCAGCGCCAGGTGGTCATCATGAAGCACAAGAAGAGCGTGCTGGTCGACTACAACAAGACCAAGACCTCGCACGGCCGCGAGGTGCCGCTCCCCGCCTTCGTTCACCGCGCGCTGCTGGAGCACCTCGACACCCAGTCGGTGTTGGTGGACGAGCAGGGGCGCGAAATCCTGTTCCGCTCCTCGCGGGGCAACATCATCCGCCGGAACGCCTGGTACAAGACGTTCAAGCGCGCCTTGGAGCAGGCGGGCCTCCCCGAGACCTTCCGCTTCCACGACCTTCGTCACTCTTTCGCATCACACGCGCTGGACCAGGGCGTGGCCGAGTCGACGGTGCAGCTCTACATGGGCCACGCCTCGCCGGACGAGCTTCGTGAGGTGTACCGGCACCAGGTGAAGGGGGCGGCCTCCCGCGACCGGAAGGCGCTCGAAGCGGTCTTTTTCGAGGAGACGGACAAGGTTGAGATTCCGGACGAGGTGTTTGAGGACGGGGAGCCCAGTGCCTAG
- a CDS encoding deoxynucleotide monophosphate kinase family protein has product MNTDLETAIATLQVGDHVKANGTDTRGHDVTRVGTLLAEPKAVTAQRNGIKTPAWRLFVGPAGTDPSVRSTWTTLFHDAGTVTLADEPSPDEWTNANFGSVPGIRIGTPNLTFRYGGKGGKRFAEPALDVTVFVTYTSDGKYWLRDVATGEVVEECTYARKIWWAPAAKAEEPQRAEEILPEPEPEPEPEPESVGSPRGLRRTGRKGLPLIGLAGAARAGKDTAAEILLDLGWQRRAFADRLREFLVALDPLVDAVDEPYLVPLADEVKRAGWAKMKNYSVTLRGLYQRAGTDAGRGVLGENVWVDSLFRDYEEWTRPTVITDVRFPNEVRAIRERGGLVVQIVRPGRQPIPEAGHISENALVGCDFDATLINGGDPQRIREQLRTYVAANGLLEPHALKG; this is encoded by the coding sequence ATGAACACCGACCTTGAAACCGCAATTGCCACACTCCAGGTGGGCGACCACGTCAAGGCGAACGGCACTGACACGAGAGGCCACGACGTGACCCGCGTGGGCACACTGCTGGCCGAACCCAAGGCAGTCACCGCCCAGCGCAACGGGATCAAGACACCAGCGTGGCGACTCTTCGTCGGCCCCGCAGGCACCGACCCGAGCGTCCGCTCGACGTGGACCACACTGTTCCACGACGCCGGAACGGTCACGCTCGCCGATGAGCCCAGCCCGGACGAATGGACGAACGCCAACTTCGGAAGCGTGCCCGGCATCCGTATCGGCACGCCCAACCTCACCTTCCGGTACGGCGGTAAGGGCGGCAAGCGCTTTGCTGAACCGGCCCTCGACGTGACCGTGTTCGTGACGTACACCAGCGACGGCAAGTACTGGCTGCGGGACGTGGCGACCGGCGAAGTCGTGGAGGAGTGCACCTACGCCCGGAAGATCTGGTGGGCCCCCGCAGCGAAGGCGGAGGAGCCACAGAGGGCAGAGGAGATTCTCCCGGAGCCGGAGCCGGAGCCGGAGCCGGAGCCGGAGAGTGTCGGGTCTCCCCGGGGCTTGAGGCGAACAGGTCGCAAGGGGCTTCCGCTCATCGGGCTTGCCGGGGCCGCTCGGGCGGGCAAGGACACCGCCGCCGAGATCTTGCTCGACCTGGGGTGGCAGCGCAGGGCCTTCGCCGACCGGCTACGGGAGTTCCTCGTCGCCCTTGACCCTCTGGTCGACGCTGTCGACGAACCGTACCTCGTCCCCCTGGCCGACGAGGTCAAGCGGGCGGGCTGGGCCAAGATGAAGAACTACAGCGTGACACTGCGCGGCTTGTACCAGAGGGCCGGGACGGACGCCGGCCGTGGTGTCCTCGGCGAAAACGTCTGGGTTGACAGTCTCTTCCGGGACTACGAGGAGTGGACTCGCCCCACGGTGATCACGGACGTGAGGTTTCCGAACGAGGTACGAGCCATCCGCGAGCGCGGCGGCTTGGTCGTGCAGATCGTCAGGCCGGGCCGACAGCCGATTCCCGAAGCTGGGCACATTAGCGAGAACGCCCTCGTCGGGTGCGACTTCGACGCCACCCTGATCAACGGTGGAGACCCCCAGCGAATCCGCGAGCAGCTTCGCACGTACGTCGCCGCGAATGGGCTACTTGAACCACACGCCCTGAAAGGGTAA
- a CDS encoding helix-turn-helix domain-containing protein, which produces MTKLLTLDEVAAYLDRPKSWVYGNWRRVEIPFRRIGGQLRCRPSDLEKWVDRQHV; this is translated from the coding sequence GTGACCAAGCTGCTGACTCTGGACGAAGTGGCCGCCTACCTCGACCGGCCGAAGAGCTGGGTCTATGGCAACTGGCGCCGCGTTGAGATCCCATTCCGGCGCATCGGCGGTCAGCTCCGCTGCCGCCCTTCCGACCTTGAGAAGTGGGTCGACCGACAGCACGTATGA
- a CDS encoding VanZ family protein, whose amino-acid sequence MLSDRVYNFTPTIVVAGVLALAAIYPVLRLARLKGVPVGLALLHCWAWIGVLSVTIVPDTASLNGMLDGTRPPSARSCYVGASPLDILSIGEARLNTLLFVPLGLFAVLAYRRPLAALVAGTLGSVMIEAAQLAINAGRQCDLLDLYANTAGTVVGVALGCLLLPLLKRRLSPLRNANLGGSR is encoded by the coding sequence ATGCTGTCGGACAGGGTGTACAACTTCACTCCTACCATCGTCGTGGCTGGGGTGTTGGCGCTTGCCGCGATCTACCCCGTGCTGAGATTGGCGAGGTTGAAGGGGGTCCCGGTCGGACTGGCGCTACTCCACTGCTGGGCGTGGATCGGAGTACTGTCGGTGACGATCGTGCCGGACACTGCTTCCCTCAACGGGATGCTGGACGGGACGAGGCCCCCCTCCGCACGCAGTTGCTACGTGGGGGCGAGCCCCTTGGACATTCTGTCAATCGGGGAAGCCCGTCTGAACACCTTGCTGTTTGTCCCGCTTGGTCTGTTCGCCGTCCTGGCCTATCGTCGGCCTCTTGCCGCTTTGGTGGCAGGGACCCTCGGCTCCGTGATGATCGAGGCCGCTCAGCTGGCCATCAACGCTGGCCGGCAGTGTGATCTTTTGGATCTGTATGCCAACACGGCGGGCACAGTCGTAGGCGTCGCTCTTGGCTGTCTCCTACTGCCTCTGCTGAAGCGACGCCTCTCGCCCCTTCGCAACGCGAACTTGGGTGGGTCGCGATAG
- a CDS encoding DUF317 domain-containing protein, producing the protein MNSSTAALLPAVRTTVQDRDWLSTDHCADAVLGLLDNLGWSIVDTSEANVHATSPDSRVYVGWLPEDRGAWSRNIVWHVRVQPSDAEPWVQEFGLFTPSEAVAGFIAALVAQPAR; encoded by the coding sequence GTGAACAGCTCTACTGCCGCCCTCCTGCCCGCCGTTCGCACCACCGTCCAGGACCGCGACTGGCTCTCCACCGATCACTGCGCCGACGCCGTGCTCGGCCTGCTCGACAACCTGGGCTGGTCGATCGTCGACACCTCGGAGGCCAACGTCCACGCGACCAGCCCGGACAGCCGCGTCTACGTCGGCTGGCTCCCCGAGGACCGCGGGGCCTGGTCCCGCAACATCGTCTGGCACGTCCGCGTGCAGCCCTCCGACGCCGAGCCGTGGGTACAGGAGTTCGGCCTCTTCACGCCCTCCGAGGCCGTCGCGGGGTTCATCGCCGCTCTCGTGGCTCAGCCCGCCCGCTGA
- a CDS encoding MraY family glycosyltransferase yields the protein MREYFLIACVAAGVTFLLTNPIRHLAVATGWVIAVRARDVHEFPIPRVGGIAMFGGMLAALTVAEHLPRLQRGPDLQSLRAILSGALIVWLAGVVDDKFELSALTKIGAQLIAAGVMVYQGLAILWLPIPGVGIVALSPLISTLLTVVALLVAINAVNFIDGLDGLAAGVVAISGGAMFLYCYRLWFSYGMESAAPAVVISAATTGICLGFLFHNAHPARTFMGDSGAMLLGLLLSAACTSFLSQADPDALIQQFGGERATVKSALPMYLPLILPAAVLALPLADLILAVLRRLWRGESPFSADQGHLHHRLMRIGHSHPRSVLIMWMLSSLFSFGFLAYSVLPVTGTALSILVLGGGGLLILVRTRAKISGQ from the coding sequence GTGCGTGAGTACTTTCTCATTGCTTGTGTTGCGGCAGGCGTGACTTTTCTGCTGACTAACCCAATCCGGCATCTTGCGGTGGCAACGGGGTGGGTAATTGCCGTACGCGCGCGGGACGTGCACGAGTTCCCCATTCCGAGAGTGGGGGGCATCGCCATGTTCGGAGGCATGCTCGCGGCACTTACAGTTGCTGAGCACCTGCCTCGATTGCAGCGAGGTCCAGATTTGCAGAGTCTTCGCGCTATCCTTTCGGGTGCTCTGATTGTTTGGCTGGCCGGCGTAGTAGACGACAAGTTTGAACTTTCAGCCCTTACCAAGATAGGCGCCCAACTCATCGCCGCAGGCGTTATGGTTTATCAAGGGCTTGCAATCCTCTGGCTTCCCATCCCCGGCGTTGGCATAGTTGCCCTTTCGCCTCTAATTAGCACGCTATTGACGGTTGTTGCGCTCTTGGTGGCGATAAATGCGGTTAATTTTATCGATGGTCTTGACGGCCTCGCTGCTGGCGTGGTTGCGATCTCCGGCGGTGCGATGTTCCTGTATTGCTATCGACTCTGGTTTAGTTACGGGATGGAGTCTGCCGCACCTGCAGTGGTGATTTCGGCCGCCACGACTGGAATATGCCTAGGCTTTTTGTTTCACAATGCCCATCCAGCCCGAACTTTTATGGGCGACTCTGGCGCAATGCTGTTGGGTCTATTGCTTTCTGCGGCGTGCACATCCTTCCTTAGTCAAGCAGACCCGGATGCATTGATCCAGCAATTCGGAGGCGAACGAGCTACTGTGAAATCTGCACTTCCCATGTATTTGCCCCTGATCCTTCCGGCGGCTGTGCTGGCTCTTCCCCTAGCCGATTTGATTTTGGCTGTACTGCGACGCCTTTGGCGCGGGGAGTCGCCGTTTTCCGCAGATCAGGGACATCTGCATCATCGTTTGATGCGGATCGGGCACTCGCACCCTAGGTCAGTGCTCATCATGTGGATGTTGTCGTCCCTGTTCTCATTCGGCTTCCTCGCTTACTCGGTTCTTCCGGTAACTGGTACTGCGCTTTCGATCTTGGTGCTAGGTGGAGGAGGTCTGCTGATTTTGGTGCGCACTAGGGCAAAGATCAGTGGTCAATAA